The Xylanibacillus composti sequence GGCAGATGAGGCGTTGATTGGCATTATAACGGATACGGATGACCGTTAGCGCAGAATGGACAAGTCAAATCAACGCTTTTTGGCCTCTAATGGACATCGGCGGCCGTTAGAAAATCGAAAGAACGTTTTTTTTTTCGCTTTGATGGACATGGATGACCGCAGCAGCTTGAACCGGCTGGTCCGGTCATCCTTTCTGCTCCTATCCGCTACTTTTCCTGCTCTGGCACCGTCCGATATTTCCGCAGATATTGGGCAGCAAGAAGCAACGATATGCCACGCAAATCCGTCCAGTATGGTACGCAAATGGAACTGTCTGCTTCCTGTTAACTATCCAACTCGATCTGACTCGGCGGCAGAGGCTCCGGCTCTTGTCCCAGCATCTGCTGCAATTGTTTCGCGTTGCTGGCCGCATCTCCGCCCGAATTGTTGTTGAACAGCACGCAAATCTCCTCGCACTGCTTCTCAAGTCGGATGAGCCGCGCTTTCCATTCCTCCAGCTCAGCCTCGCTATAGCGGTACAGATAGCGAACGGCTCGCCATTCGTCGCGCTTCCCTTGGCGGTTCCATCCCTCCGCATTGCGACCGTGAAAGCGTACGATCGTCCGCGTATGCGAAGTGACTCGTTCAACAGTCGGTACAGAGCCTTCTCCCGCCTGAGGCTCATCGCATATGCTGTGAATCCATCCTTCACGCTCCATGAAGGCAAGCGTCTTCTCGATGTACGCTGGGCGAAACCAGGATTGGTGGCGA is a genomic window containing:
- a CDS encoding DUF72 domain-containing protein; this translates as MILIGLAGWGDHDDLYPDGTPAGDKLKVYSRHFPVVEVDSSFYAVQPERNIAKWLRDTPGHFSFVFKAYQGMTGHARGKLPYATADEMFDSFHLSIGPVHRAGRLKAVLFQYPPWFDCCKKHVELLKRTRERMGDVPVALEFRHQSWFRPAYIEKTLAFMEREGWIHSICDEPQAGEGSVPTVERVTSHTRTIVRFHGRNAEGWNRQGKRDEWRAVRYLYRYSEAELEEWKARLIRLEKQCEEICVLFNNNSGGDAASNAKQLQQMLGQEPEPLPPSQIELDS